TTAtgattaattaataatatacAAACCTATTTAGTTAATGTTTAGTGGTTACTAAAGCTCGTCCCAAATGCCGCAGCAGGATGTTGTTCGTATTGATTCCGGTCCGGTCCGATCCCGATACCGATCCCgatccagacccagacccagatcCCGATAGTCCCCTCCAAGTACGCCACAGGCGCCATTTATCGGCTCGCAGCATCCAAAGGGTTGCTCTGAGCAGCcttacaaaaaacaaaaaacaaaaaaacacataaaaaatGAACACAAAAAACCTTATCGATTAGACTCatgaaacgaaaaaaaaaactagaagaaacaaaaaaaccttacaaaaaaaaaaacaaagaaatatacgaaaaaatgcaaaaaaaataaaaacaaaaaaaagattaaTTATGTAATAACTATTAAATGCAGGATGCATACGAGTAGTTAGCTTTAGATCTAAGGTAATCCAAGAAAATTTgtattgtacatttttttctaTCTTTAGTCCGTAGTCCATATGCTACGTAAACCTTTGGTCTTTCTCTACTATATTATTATACCCTTAGTTCTCGGTTATACAATGTAAAGCTTTCAATTTTGTACAGCAGTTGACTATTCAAAAACATTAttaacaactacaactacaaaaaaaaaaacaaaaaaccattaaaacaaaaaaatgaaattttgtcATGCACTCAAAAATACACAACTTATTATCCTTAATTGTACTTCAgaatatatacttatatatatatacaaacatgcatatatatttatatattaagtGGCTAAAAGGGATATTGAAATGTTTGTGTacggaaaacaaaacaaaaaaaaggcaaaaaaaaaccattaatatatatacatacatatatacataaagtTGTGCACGAGTTATTTGTTCCTTGGGCAATCCAAAATTTCTGAAGTGTGTGTTTTAATTACATTACTGTTACGACCCcgaccccagccccagccccgacCCCGACCGAGCGACTGCCGCACGGCGATCGTATTCTGCTGAATGCTGAACCCCCGCTCACGCCCTGTCCCGTACTAGTTTAGACCCGTTTCGATCGATCCTTGTTTTATCGTAGTATTTGGCTAGCGACTTCGATAGCaagcatacacacatatatacaagcatatataatatatatatatatatataactgTAATTATTTAATCAATGTAACACGTACGAGAGTAGCAACAGAAGAAAGcgaaatttacatttaatatacatacaaataattgTACTTTTAATAATCCAACCAACCCCCCAACCCAACCCCTCtccccacccacacactcactcacgtCATTTGTTAAACGAAATTCTAGATAATAAATACATTGCAAacgaatacacacacacacacacacacacgacattTAGTGTTacattttatgtaaatttagaCGCATCCTAACTAAACACCCGACAAGCCACAACAACTCATTTCGCacgacaaacaaacaaacaaaaaacgagacATTATTAACTAAatagcccccctcccctctcaaCTGTATTGTATATGTACACAAATTTATATGAAATCAGCTACGCTGAAAATTCTTTTGaacaaaattacaaaaaaaaacacaaaaaaacaaaaaaagatcCCCAAGGgacagcaaaaaaagaaaaaaaaaacttgaatGTTTGGATTTATTTGGCGGCAGCAAGACCTCCCAAATGGGAAGGGGAGCCTGACCTTTATTAGTTTATAAAGCTTAACTAGATTCTAAAGTTGATACAAGACTTAATCCTAAAGGCTTAGATGGGGACATTCAGGCCGGACAACTCCTCCTTGACCTCGTCGTACAGATCCTTGTAGTCGTCGTTTTGGCGGATGAGCAGCGCAACTGTTCCCCGCTTGACGCCCATGGCAGCACCCAGGTCTGCACGACTCGGGGTGTAGGCATAGGGAATGCCCTTCTCCTCGCAGACGGCAGGCAGATGGCACATGATGTCCACAGGTGTCACATCGCCAGCAAAGATGCAAATACTGTGGAGGAGGAAGAAGATGAGGGTCTTCAGTTTTCCCATGCTCATTACTCATACTAACCCAGTCTCTCCTTTTCGCAAACGGGTCTGCACATCCTTAAGACCATTTCGCAGATAGGTCTTGTGTTTCATGGCTTTCTTGACCAGTTTATAGCACTTCTTGGCGAGCTTCTTGCCCGCCATGGGCTTGGCTATGGCATTCACAAACAGCAGTTTGTCGTCGTacgtctcctcctccttgatGGTCACGTCTCCGCTGATCTGGACGGATTCATTGGGATCACTAGAGCGCTCTACTTTCACCTTCATCATAATCTTTTTGTTaaacaaatttgatttaattcaaAGCAGCCGAACCGAAGCACGTGTTGATATCAGCGTTAGTATCAGTGTTGGTATCAGTGTTGGTTTCAatcctcagaaatataccgtctcatttaaaaaatatactgtaaatatactgacgaaaaGATGACAGATGTGAACAAAAGtatatcgatactatcgactgcCCGCACaagtttgaaagtgaatggtGACAATCCATTGGGATAAATAGTGCAGGGAAGGACAATTCGGTAGAGCgagaattaaaaaaaatgtttctaTACTGTTTCTGGCTTGGCccatacaaattgaatgttTGAGAGCCAATACTCGATTCGACGAAAGCAGTTCGtctatcgatactatcgatataGTTTTATGAATACCAGCCACAGTGGAGCCTCGATAGGAACGAAGTAAATAGCTTGAATACACTGTAAAGTTGTTTATTCGAAAAATTTTAATGGATTTATAAGTGTATACAAAGGCTGTCTCAATGCTCTCTTTTGTGCGGCGGCACATAtacctgctgttgctgggccTGGCGATCGCTGCGGTAGcgcgagtgctgctgctgctgattgtgatgctggggctggtgctgctcctgcagtggcggcggcggtgcaCAATGCTGCACATTGCTCAGGGGCCTGTTCTGGGCATCCATGATGGGGAGAATGTCACCGTTGAGGACCTCCTCGTGGTTTCCATAGCCCATAAAGAAGACCACACAAGTTTTCTCCGTGACACCCGTTATCTCAGCCTCATAATACTGTCGGAATTGGGGAAGGGAAGGAacaaatttgcacaaattaGTGGGGGTCGTCACCAAATATAGGAATTGTTTGAAACTTACGCGTCCATCATCCCAGTACTTGGCCATGCACAAATCGCCCTTCTGCCAGATCCACCCATCACCGGGCAACATTCCAAACTgctgtgctgccgctgcaggaGTCACTGCCCTTGGCTGAGGATTGATGCCGGCATAGAGCGACGGTGGAGACGGCTGACTGGCCACTTGCAGAACATCTTTGACTGTCTTCGACCCCGCTGCTCCAGCTGAAGGAGCCGAAGCAGCCGGAGCAGCTGAAACAGCCGTGGCTCCTGTGCCCTGACTCTTTAGCAGGCTCATTGCGAACTCGTTCGTCTCCTTGCTCTGGAAACCCATTATCTTGCTGGGATCATATGTATAGCCGTTGGGCAATTGACTGTAGTTGGCAATTGATTGCTTGAATGGATTATAATGGGGTTGATGGttctgatgctgctgtctCTGAGTCTGCGGTGCCTTTTCCGACTTCTGCGAGGGCTGTGAAGACTGTGCTGTCTGTGGAGGATCCGTTGACTGGCGGTTTGACTGCCCCTGGCCTCGCTGACGGCGCGGCTGACTCTCTCGCTTCGGGGCACTCACTTTAAGATTTGCAGTATCCTCGGTGACTTTGTTCAGGCGCGCATTGAAGTCATCGCCCGAATTGTTCTGCTGCTTAGGATCTGGCttggctgctcctgctccggtTCCGGCTCCAACTCCCGAACTGCTTGCCTGCTGCGGCCGGCGTCTGTTGCCAGTGCCATTCTCAACACGGActgagccgccgccgcctcctcctcctccgcgaCGCTCGCTACCGCGCCTGTTGGCCGATTGGTCCTTGGCATTCGAAATCGAAGCCTCGTGCTCAGTTTTTAACTCTGAATTGCTTTTAATTGGCGGATTTTCTGGGCCATTACGATTGGAATTTTTGATTGGAGCCGATTCTGGCTTGTTGCGCGCACTGCCGCGCTCATTGAATGCACCTCCACGATCCCGCGGTGGACGCTCGTCTCTAGGAGGGCGCTCCTCCCGACGTGGACGCTCATCTCGTGGTGGCCGCTCTTCTCTGGGCGGACGTTCATCTCGACCACCGCCTCGATTACGGGCTCCGCCACGCCCTGGGCCAGAGTAACCGCCACGATTGGCGGCAAAGCTGCTCGAGACATTGTTCTCGAAGCGAGAACGATCTGAAAATTTGTTAGCCGATGAAGATTCCCCAAATCGAGGGCCATATTGCTTAAATACTGAACTGTTGGCAGTGGATGCGACAGCGGAGGCGGAttcggtggcagtggcggtgacGCTTGTTCCTGCATCCGTTGCGGGCAGTTTGGTGGTGAGAAAATCGAAGAGTGTGGCATTGGCTGCTGGCTTGGGTGCCTCGGCTTCATCCTTGCTGCTGGCACCTCGTTTGCCCTCTCTGCCGTGCCGATCACTGCGGCCGGGCCGCACATCCATTTCGATGGGCCCGCCGCCGGATTCTTTGCGGCGCTTGAGGTTGAACAGAGCCCGCTCCAGATTGTTGCGGGTGACGTGAAGAGCGCTTCTGGCCTCCTCCTCGGAGAACCCCTTgtcaagaatcttcttgatatTGTGGTCCACGATGTTCTGGCCGCCTCCACCAAAAACCTTCTTGCCACCGGCTTTGGTGGCCACGGCAATGGCCTCGTTGCGCATGGCATTAAACTCGTCGTTCTCTCTGGCTGGCTTATCCTTGTCGGCCAAGGCGTGGCTCCTGAAGTTGCGGTCGGCCGTCGAGTCGAATTTCTTGCCAAAGGCCACCCAGGGGGGCGGCACAGACGTCCCGTTCAACGGGCGCCCGCTGCGGGCATATTTGAGCATGGTGCGGGCCAGATCCCACTTCTCGTACATTGCATCAACGCGACCGCCCAGCAGTTGCAGCTCGTTTGGGCGCAAAAGCAGGAATCCCTGCATTAGTTGCAGCTTCTCCGCCTTGAAGTAGATCTTTGAGCCTGGGGCCACGTTCAGATTGAGCGCCGGCaccgactccaactccaggCCCTGTATGCTATTCTGGCCATCGCTCAAGTCCAGTTGCAAGAGGCGTGGCGCCGCCTTTGACTCTTCGTTGGATTTGGGGGCCGCGATATTGCGAACCCGCTGAACCTGCAGGACAATGCGGCCGGAGATAGGGGCATCCTCGCGCTTAACTGGCAGAGCTCCACCGCCAATATCGCGGATATCGCGCTGAAATCAATAAGAACAGCTATTAGACGCCTGCCAGCCGGTCCGCCCACTTACTCACGTTCAGTGCCTCATCAATAATTTTGCGTGTGTCCTCACCCCCGACAGCGGCGGTCAGAGTCTTGATGCCCTCGTCCGTTAGGTGCCTGTGTGAGCTGTTAGTGGCAATCGATTTCGAGATGTTTATGCTTCACTTACCAGCCGCTTTCTCGCAATTTCCTGGCTAGTTCCATTTTTTCATCAATACGTATTTTTTTGCAAGTTCCACAGCGAATTTTTCTAGCGATGGAAACTTAGTCAGATGTATACTCACTAGGGATGAGCCCAGCAAGCGGCCAGTATCGCGATATGGATATCGTGCCAAGTATATTAATCAATGATTAATATTTATtcatccaaaaaaaaatatacatgcTACATATGACAGTCGACATATGAGTGTTAAAGCGCAGAGCATATTGATAATAATTTAATGCTgaatataatttaatataattgaCGAATGCGACATGTTTTGGCGATAGTTCCAAATACCACGACATGGCGCCAaggttgtttgttgtttgaatATTTCAGTCAATGAGTTTAAGTTAGACTGAGATCTACAACGTATCAAGTTAATGGATGGGAACAGCAACCATACAATCAGTTAAAGTTGTAAATGTACTCAAGATTTAATGAATCATGTCATTATGACATCTATCATGTTCTGAGTGCTGGTGAAAGCCTATGATATATTCCTTACCATAATTATAATCGGCTCAGAACCTATCGATATTAGTAATAGTGGGCTTCAAATTGTAATAGCCGAAATACTGAATTTTTATTATCTTggttttgcttatttttttaAGCGCGATTTAGTTCATACTCTAATCAATATGTCAGCTATCGATATGAGCCAACAGCAATGCATCAAGATTAAGAAAATGGATCGTACCATTTTACTCTCCATTTCTGAAAATCTGATATATGTAAATGAATGCATCATAATCATGTGTAAAAAATCCATCACTGATGCCTGCTAAAGTTGTGCTGGTTTTTTAAAGCTGGTCAAATTATTTTCGAGGGGGCATGTACGGTCTTAAACCAAAAATTGGTGGATTACCAATTATGACGTAGAATTTGAAACAGAATtttagaaaataatttaaaactaTGAATTATTATATCTATTTTTAGACTGATGTTTAATTTTGAAGAATCGTTATTTAACTTCGCTTGAAAATATAATAGCCTTTTTAAAATGAACTACTTCCTACGACGATAGTATCGATTTTTGGAATCCAAGCATTCCAATCTATTGATTGCGCCACTATCGATGGTTTCACACCTCCAGTGAAAGAAACCCGACGTCATCCGTTATTTGATCGAAAAGTCGTGTGGAGTGAATTTATCGTGTCTCTGATGCGCCTGAAATCAAAAAAGGAAATTTACAGAGAAAACGTTCATTCAAACGAGAAAAAACCTGTTGATTGTTATTAGAAGTCCATAAGCAGAAGGTTTGTACTGTAAATTATAGATTACGAtactattttatttataccTTTGGCTATTTCCCGCAGGAAATATGGACAAAACTTTTGATGGCTTATTGACCATTATGTCGAGTGAAATTGAGAATCAAGTCAATCAGCGCATATATCTGACCCAAAGAATGTTAGATGCTGTGACCACCACAAGTCGTTCACTAGTGGTGGATCCGGAGGACTTGCAGCCACTACAACCCATGGCATTGGAGGACGGACAGGAGGAACCACAGGGTCAAGGGGAACCAAAGGGTCAAGAGAAGCAACAGGACCAAGAGgagaaaataaaatgaaacatttttaaacaAGACAAAACGAACATTTAATACGTACTTTAAGACTCTCACCTGTTTTTGCGTATTTTGAATACAAagaattacatttttttgaaGTCGAAatcgtatttatttttgtatgccaatataagctgctgctgcttacaCTTCTGCAAATATAAGCATACGCAGTTGAAGAGGTCACGCTGACTGGCAATTGATGCTGACATGAATTTGTTATCCTAAACGTGCGGGTGTTTCCAGattattaaaatgtttaaatacaTTGATGAGAAGTTTGATCCGCtagtttttgctgttgctagTTGTGGATGTTTAGCACGATAAGCAGAACGGGGGCGAAAATATTCGAGAAATACAATCATAACCAAACTTTTAGACACCACCAGAcgcctacatacatatgcttATTGAATAGCTCAATAACTCAAGCCAAGTGtaaatagggtataaaaaaaccACGAAGGAACGAAAACCGAACAAATCATATTTTCGTACGATGGTTTTTGAAGTGCAAATCTGTTTAGTTAatcaacaaataaattatggCTCTCGTGTGGTGCTTTTTTACACAAATGTatacatgcatgtatgtatgcatgtctGTGTTAATAAACCGAATGGAGTATGCGTTTGTATAAGTATTCTGCGCGAAAACCCATTAAAAACACATGTCTTATGTTTTATTGTAGTTTTATTCTAATAAACTGTTATGATCCGCCTCTTTGCCACCCTGGCCTATCGTTTCCAGCGCGTGTGATCCTCACTAGCGTACGTCCTTATTGCTGCCAGTACTGTCTGGTTCACTCGTTCGGCCGCGTTCGCCTGCGGTTCATAGCTCCCCGACTTCAGGTGCGTTATGCTTCTCCTATCCAGGTATTGAGAGAATTCAGCTGATACAAATTGCTTTCCATTATCGGTGTGTACTATTTCAGGCACGCCAAACTGCGCGAAGACCTCGGCGTGCAAGAATCGGATCACGGCCGAAGACGTCGCCTTAGGCAAAGCCTTCAACCAGACATATCTGGAAATGTGATCGAGGACTATTAGTATGACTACATTGCCACTTCGAGTCCTCGGATATGGGCCCAGGAAATCCAGGTACAGTTTTTGAATCGGCCTCTCCGTTCTGGTTTCGGCCCCCATGAGTGGACGGTGAACCTGTGTTgaatgttttgtttctttgcaGGTGTCACAATCAGCCACATATGCCTTCACCTGCACGGTCATCCGGGGCCAATAATAAAACTGTCGCAGCCGTCCCAGTGTCCTCGCGATTCCTCCATGCATTGCCACATCGCTGTCGAGAGCCTGTTGGATCAGTGTGCTCGTCAGGGCTTCCGGGATCCATAGCTTCCACGAAAACTCCTCTAATTCCGGCCGGCCAAATTGTGTGCGCTTAAACAGCAGTCCTTCCTCCACCTTCAGGTCTGGGAACTCATCCTCATCGCTCTGGACGGACTCGATTTTTCTTCGGTATTCTTCATCCTCGAAGGCTGTGGTGTCGAACTCCAGGAAGTCGATAGCGTCAACGTCAAAGGGACGTGACAGCATATCGGCGATGatattttcctttcctttgcgGTGCTCGATTTCGAAGTCATAAGCCTGGAGAGCCAACGACCACCTGGCTAGCCTCCCATCCAGTGCTTTGCGTGATCTGTTATCACCGTGAATGGTATCAGTTCTACGTATGCACGGAACTTCTCTATGGCTCTTACCGCCGCCAGACACTCCTTCTCTGGTACGCTATAGTTGAGCTGTGCCCCTCTTAGCTTCGCCGAAAAGAAGGCGATCGGGTGCTCTGCTCCTTCATCATCCCTCTGGAAGAGAACTGCTCCAATCCCCACGTGACTCGCATCAAACTGGATAAAGAAGTGCTTCTTAAAGTCCGGGTGACGTAGCACGGGGGCGCTGGTAAGTGCTTTTTTGAGCTCATCGAACGATTTTCCTGCCTCCTCCGTCAGCTTAAATTGCCCTTTTCCTTTCAGACAGTCTGTCAGAAGAGCCGAGAGTGCCGAGAAATTTCGGATAAACCGCCGATACCAGCCAGCTGTACCCAAAAATCTCCGGATTTGTCTCAAGTTCCTTGGCATTGGTATTTGGGTGATCGCCTGTACTTTCTCCGGATCTGTCCTAAGTGCGCCGTCGCCTACGATGTACCTTAAATACTTTAAATAGCCgaatttcgatttttttctTCCAATTGTCAGGTTTGCCTCCTTGAGACACTTGGCCACTTCCTCCAACAGGGGAAGCTCCTCAAACGTCCGGGAAATAACTAGTAGATCGTCTAAGTATACAAAGACATGGCTTCGGAGTCGTTGTGGAATTACTCGATCCATCGACCGACACAGCCGGTGAGCTGCATTGCTCAACCCAAAGGGCATCGATTTAAATTGATAGAGTGGTCTGCCCGGCACCGTGAATGCTGTGTACGTCCGACTTTCAGGCTCCAGACGCAACATTTCGTCCACCTCGGCAAACAACAGCTCTTGCACCGCGGGAGATACCGGGAAGAATCGCTCCTTTACGGGTACGGCTCCCTCgattaattgaatttcgtgCCTTTCGAGCGTCGTTCTTCCCAAACCATGTGTGTCGAATGCCGTGAAGTTGTTCTTCACCTGGTCCAGACGTGTCTGCTGCGTGTGCGTCAACTCGTGCGGTTCCATTGGTCTACTCCTAGTCAGCACCTCAGCATCAATTTCGGCTAATTCCTTGTATCGTTCTAGGCCTACTATATGCGGAGCCAGACCAAACTTCCGCCAGAAATCGACCCCTAGGTACAGCGGTTGCTTCAGCGAGGGACACAGGAACAACTCCATAGTCTGCTTCTGGCCTCCATACGTCATTACCGTCGACACATGTCCCAGTATTTTATGAGGAGTGCCGCCCGCTGTATGTACTGAGAATTTCTTTATGTCTTGAAGTTTCAGCTCCAATTCTCCTATCAGTTCCAGGCCACCAGTAGTGTATCCAGTAGTCCCATCAGCGTCCTCGGGCCCAACTTTACTCGTGCGAATGGCCTGTCATCCTGACGCATTGCCGAGTGGACTGCTGCACACACCTGGAGCCGCCTCCTCTTGCGCCCCTGAAACCTGTCCCGAGCCCGCTGTACTCTGACTGCTCCCGTTCGGATACTCTCATCGGCTTCGTCCCCCATTATCCGATTCCTGGCCTGTTCGTACTGCCGCTGTCTTTCCTTTATCGGCTTGCGCTCGGACCATCTAGCTTCGGGTAATACAGCTTGGTTAACCTTATATATGGTAgtgtaaatattattattgctaCTTCTTTCCTTAGGGGTATCTAATTTAACGTTGGAGGGCCTATCTATTGGCTGCTTCGCGGCGACGTGGAACTCGACTCCTCCAATTGCGTCGTGCTCCTTTTCGCGTTTCCCGGCCGACATTTAGGGCATTTAGGGAGGATGACCCCGGCCAGCCCGCACTTGTAGCAGAACAGGTTACGCACGGCCGACTCACACTCAAAATAGGTGTGACCCGGCTGAGCGCAATTCCAGCACCTCAGCTGAGTGCGATCGGCTCCGGGTTCCCTCGTCCTATGGACAGCATCCAATGCCTCGGTCTGTTCCTCCGGGTCGTGAGTGTTCGCATCCAATTCATGTACTTTGTGCTCTTCCCTGCGCCTACTACCCCCATGGTCTGGACCGCTCCTTGTCCTCGTCGCCAGCAGTTTCTCGGCGTCCGCACACTCTTCTCGCAGCTTCTGTAGATTTGGTATCTGCATTGGATAAATAACCCTCGAAATTGCATCTTTATGATCTTTATTAGATCATAATCCGAGAACGGATTCAGCAATCTCGACCTCAACACCAACATCTCCTGGATGTACTGGTCCGCCGACTCCCCGTGGCGTTGTCGGCGTTCCCTGAGCTCTTGCTCTCGCTCGAACTCTGTCCGACGAACTTGAAACTGGGACCGAGTCGTCGGCTGTGCTTCTGGGCTACGCCTTGTCTTTCCCGACCCTTTAAAATTCTCCGGGTCACTCATCAACCAATTTTCCTAACGTACTCCTTTCCTTCGTCTATTCCCTATTTACTTAACTATCTTGGTGATAAATAAATTGGATTGTTTATTATCTGACTACCCTACTCCACTAAACACCTAGTTCCTGGCTAATTAATCCTCAATACCTTCAATCGTaacgaaaaaacaaataaataaataagcgaataattaattcaatgtttagataaccaaataaataaatttaaatacataaatcggttaatttaaatcaataaattgataaatctaaatatctaaattgattcaatcaaataa
The sequence above is a segment of the Drosophila pseudoobscura strain MV-25-SWS-2005 chromosome X, UCI_Dpse_MV25, whole genome shotgun sequence genome. Coding sequences within it:
- the NHP2 gene encoding H/ACA ribonucleoprotein complex subunit 2-like protein; translated protein: MMKVKVERSSDPNESVQISGDVTIKEEETYDDKLLFVNAIAKPMAGKKLAKKCYKLVKKAMKHKTYLRNGLKDVQTRLRKGETGICIFAGDVTPVDIMCHLPAVCEEKGIPYAYTPSRADLGAAMGVKRGTVALLIRQNDDYKDLYDEVKEELSGLNVPI
- the Tdrd3 gene encoding tudor domain-containing protein 3: MELARKLRESGWHLTDEGIKTLTAAVGGEDTRKIIDEALNRDIRDIGGGALPVKREDAPISGRIVLQVQRVRNIAAPKSNEESKAAPRLLQLDLSDGQNSIQGLELESVPALNLNVAPGSKIYFKAEKLQLMQGFLLLRPNELQLLGGRVDAMYEKWDLARTMLKYARSGRPLNGTSVPPPWVAFGKKFDSTADRNFRSHALADKDKPARENDEFNAMRNEAIAVATKAGGKKVFGGGGQNIVDHNIKKILDKGFSEEEARSALHVTRNNLERALFNLKRRKESGGGPIEMDVRPGRSDRHGREGKRGASSKDEAEAPKPAANATLFDFLTTKLPATDAGTSVTATATESASAVASTANSSVFKQYGPRFGESSSANKFSDRSRFENNVSSSFAANRGGYSGPGRGGARNRGGGRDERPPREERPPRDERPRREERPPRDERPPRDRGGAFNERGSARNKPESAPIKNSNRNGPENPPIKSNSELKTEHEASISNAKDQSANRRGSERRGGGGGGGGSVRVENGTGNRRRPQQASSSGVGAGTGAGAAKPDPKQQNNSGDDFNARLNKVTEDTANLKVSAPKRESQPRRQRGQGQSNRQSTDPPQTAQSSQPSQKSEKAPQTQRQQHQNHQPHYNPFKQSIANYSQLPNGYTYDPSKIMGFQSKETNEFAMSLLKSQGTGATAVSAAPAASAPSAGAAGSKTVKDVLQVASQPSPPSLYAGINPQPRAVTPAAAAQQFGMLPGDGWIWQKGDLCMAKYWDDGRYYEAEITGVTEKTCVVFFMGYGNHEEVLNGDILPIMDAQNRPLSNVQHCAPPPPLQEQHQPQHHNQQQQHSRYRSDRQAQQQQVYVPPHKREH